From the genome of Nasonia vitripennis strain AsymCx chromosome 1, Nvit_psr_1.1, whole genome shotgun sequence, one region includes:
- the LOC100123503 gene encoding myogenesis-regulating glycosidase isoform X1 has product MDRTQRKRKSGKKKVLLSIVDPWDVKVASVDPIGLATRRGVSIDNLEIGTTSTSPSPPLISVSPPTPRTPWPWYKPAVSPTSPASFRASSASPADDSRPEQLAPADVPIKPSRPKDGEQQQQQQQRVSRRNDVEKSISPGEDVVDTAAVFFAEDEKSRNEKSLVEDLVRSRYNYNPGPVIQRKLRKPISINHTVLLSAKINKAAEVASDDFPINASVNAAAKKDSIEKSSRENRPVGRNRRLSLSMPTKLDDMDELRIGNEKGVSSKYSRRESDSSATFSNSGSTLNGSTLGSETEDEENDEESSKIPLQSSQRQAGSNVPSPTISRKLTNDHMDYPNAQSTNSTITSVNSISSLLKEKLQWTIPAALRSSKKRQNADYRLRGFVGFLFLCVVFLVGFAHVYYTQHVLQRAYFDKFRFNKNERVMHVYNNMGVEIIAARLGVGIPPDTGVFNCLPQHQRQDKVCLEWLQHSRLYLGHTKRDNMNCYHVTWQALSPGVNPQDCFDWSAKRGHWYGAGQIQNMAYPLEQGRLEPSPFITGDIRKHPFGNVLKRYFLNSKGATITVDPETPLYVSINFNVTQKKELCLMAKHDAFAFINHLTPYPQLNYSICSTDNMKNLHSSMAEKFLWDGLKPDELQAVHSLLTEPVWQISPTNEADIYNYTEDVIALGFLRQGHVLLSEEWQPSSGDFVLDETRFKSMKDTIDVIHRRGFRIVFTVQPFISTESENFKDAVSNRLLISERGSDPRIPALTRYHKVNSAGVLDITNNKTLPWIQSKLEDLKEKYQVDSFYLDLGTAQDMPHYYKCEQPLTNPDHYKSLFVNSILGSVPVIGVSSAIARPRAPVFVSLPPFPSSWKAIKTVIPTVLSYGIIGYPFIMPGAVGGDVALPMSDNNPDNDYEVTLPEKELYIRWLQLSTFLPVIRFTHLPSKYSDDQVLEIAKSLTTLRQKTVTPLLKKYANVTLDTGLPIIRPLWMLDPMDQACHLVVDEFSVGDELIVAPILHSGSRQREVYLPAGVWKDGIDKSLRKGSRWIHNYRVAEDKVAYFVKMPDDMRF; this is encoded by the exons ATGGACAGGACGCAGAGGAAGAGGAAGTCGGGGAAGAAG aAAGTGCTGCTCTCCATAGTCGATCCGTGGGACGTCAAAGTCGCCAGTGTCGACCCGATCGGTTTGGCGACTCGTCGCGGCGTCTCCATCGACAACCTCGAGATCGGTACCACCAGCACCAGCCCGTCCCCGCCTCTCATATCCGTCTCTCCGCCGACGCCCAGGACGCCCTGGCCCTGGTACAAACCCGCCGTCAGCCCGACCTCACCGGCTTCGTTCAG AGCCAGCAGCGCGTCTCCGGCGGATGATAGCAGGCCGGAGCAACTCGCTCCTGCGGATGTTCCAATTAAGCCCTCTCGGCCCAAAGACggggagcagcagcagcagcagcagcagcgagtgaGCCGAAGAAACGACGTTGAAAAGAGCATCAGTCCGGGAGAGGATGTCGTCGATACTGCCGCTGTCTTTTTCGCCGAAGACGAGAAGAGCCGCAACGAGAAGTCGCTCGTCGAGGATTTAGTCAGGTCGAG ATACAATTACAATCCGGGACCGGTGATCCAGCGCAAGCTCCGCAAGCCGATAAGCATCAATCATACAG TTCTTCTTTCAGCCAAGATCAATAAAGCAGCCGAGGTAGCGAGCGATGATTTTCCGATAAATGCTTCGGTAAACGCAGCGGCAAAGAAGGACAGCATCGAAAAGTCGTCTCGAGAAAATCGTCCAGTCGGCAGAAATCGCAGACTCAGTTTATCTATGCCAACCAAGCTCGATGACATGGACGAGCTTCGAATCGGCAACGAGAAg GGCGTCTCGTCCAAGTACTCGCGACGCGAGAGCGACAGCAGTGCGACCTTCAGCAACAGCGGCTCGACTCTGAACGGCAGCACTTTGGGCTCGGAGACCGAAGATGAGGAGAACGACGAGGAGTCATCCAA GATACCGCTACAGTCGTCGCAGCGACAGGCGGGAAGCAACGTTCCATCGCCGACGATCTCGAGGAAGCTCACCAACGACCACATGGATTACCCGAACGCGCAGAGCACCAACTCGACCATCACCAGTGTCAACAGCATCAGCAGTTTGCTCAAGGAGAAACTCCAGTGGACTATACCCGCCGCGCTGAGGAGCAGCAAGAAACGACAGAATGCTGATTACAG GCTACGAGGCTTCGTCggctttctctttctctgcgtcGTATTCCTCGTCGGATTCGCCCACGTCTACTACACGCAGCATGTTCTGCAGCGAGCCTACTTCGACAAATTTAG GTTCAACAAGAACGAGAGGGTCATGCACGTCTACAACAACATGGGCGTGGAGATAATAGCGGCGCGCCTCGGAGTCGGCATTCCTCCGGACACAGGTGTCTTCAATTGCCTGCCGCAGCATCAGCGTCAGGACAAGGTTTGCCTGGAATGGTTACAGCATTCGCGACTCTATCTGGGCCACACGAAACGCGACAACATGAACTGCTACCACGTGACCTGGCAAGCCTTGAGTCCCGGGGTCAACCCGCAGGACTGCTTCGATTGGTCGGCCAAAAGGGGTCACTGGTACGGTGCGGGTCAGATCCAGAACATGGCGTATCCTCTGGAGCAGGGAAGACTAGAGCCCAGTCCTTTCATCACCGGAGATATCAGGAAGCATCCGTTCGGGAACGTTCTGAAGCGGTACTTTCTGAATTCGAAGGGGGCGACGATCACCGTTGACCCAGAGACGCCGCTCTACGTGTCCATCAACTTCAATGTGACCCAGAAAAAGGAGCTGTGCCTGATGGCCAAGCACGACGCGTTTGCCTTCATCAACCACCTTACGCCGTATCCCCAATTGAACTACTCGATCTGCTCGACGGACAACATGAAGAACCTGCACTCGTCGATGGCCGAGAAGTTTCTCTGGGACGGTTTGAAGCCAGACGAACTCCAGGCTGTTCACTCGCTGTTGACCGAACCGGTCTGGCAGATATCGCCGACCAACGAAGCTGACATCTACAACTACACAGAGGATGTCATAGCCCTGGGTTTCCTTCGACAGGGACACGTACTGCTGAGCGAGGAATGGCAGCCGAGTTCGGGTGACTTCGTGCTGGACGAGACACGCTTCAAGTCGATGAAAGACACTATCGACGTGATCCATCGACGTGGCTTCCGCATCGTCTTCACCGTCCAGCCGTTCATCTCCACCGAGTCCGAGAACTTCAAGGACGCCGTCAGCAATAGGCTCCTCATCTCCGAACGCGGTAGCGACCCCAGGATACCAGCCCTCACGAGGTATCACAAGGTCAACAGCGCTGGAGTACTGGACATTACCAACAACAAGACTCTACCTTGGATCCAGAGCAAGCTGGAAGATCTGAAGGAGAAGTACCAAGTAGACTCGTTCTACCTGGACCTGGGAACTGCTCAGGATATGCCGCACTACTACAAGTGCGAACAACCTCTGACCAACCCGGACCACTACAAGAGCCTGTTTGTGAACTCGATCCTGGGTTCGGTACCGGTCATCGGAGTGTCCAGTGCTATTGCCCGGCCCAGGGCTCCAGTGTTCGTGTCGTTACCGCCGTTCCCTTCGTCATGGAAGGCCATCAAAACTGTGATCCCAACGGTGCTGAGTTACGGGATCATTGGGTATCCGTTCATCATGCCTGGTGCTGTGGGTGGTGATGTCGCTCTGCCGATGTCCGACAACAATCCGGACAACGACTACGAGGTTACTCTGCCGGAGAAGGAGCTTTACATTAG ATGGCTGCAGCTCTCGACATTCCTCCCGGTGATTCGCTTCACCCACCTCCCGAGCAAGTACTCCGACGACCAGGTCCTAGAGATCGCCAAGAGTCTCACGACCCTACGACAGAAAACCGTGACTCCCCTACTGAAGAAATACGCGAACGTCACCCTGGACACAGGCTTGCCAATCATCAGGCCTCTATGGATGTTGGACCCCATGGATCAGGCCTGCCATCTGGTGGTCGACGAGTTTTCGGTGGGCGACGAGCTGATCGTCGCACCCATACTCCACTCCGGAAGTCGACAACGCGAGGTGTACCTTCCAGCGGGTGTCTGGAAGGACGGCATCGACAAGAGCCTGAGGAAGGGCTCGAGGTGGATCCACAACTACAGGGTCGCCGAGGACAAGGTCGCTTACTTCGTCAAGATGCCCGACGACATGAGATTCTGA
- the LOC100123503 gene encoding myogenesis-regulating glycosidase isoform X2, which translates to MDRTQRKRKSGKKKVLLSIVDPWDVKVASVDPIGLATRRGVSIDNLEIGTTSTSPSPPLISVSPPTPRTPWPWYKPAVSPTSPASFRASSASPADDSRPEQLAPADVPIKPSRPKDGEQQQQQQQRVSRRNDVEKSISPGEDVVDTAAVFFAEDEKSRNEKSLVEDLVRSRYNYNPGPVIQRKLRKPISINHTAKINKAAEVASDDFPINASVNAAAKKDSIEKSSRENRPVGRNRRLSLSMPTKLDDMDELRIGNEKGVSSKYSRRESDSSATFSNSGSTLNGSTLGSETEDEENDEESSKIPLQSSQRQAGSNVPSPTISRKLTNDHMDYPNAQSTNSTITSVNSISSLLKEKLQWTIPAALRSSKKRQNADYRLRGFVGFLFLCVVFLVGFAHVYYTQHVLQRAYFDKFRFNKNERVMHVYNNMGVEIIAARLGVGIPPDTGVFNCLPQHQRQDKVCLEWLQHSRLYLGHTKRDNMNCYHVTWQALSPGVNPQDCFDWSAKRGHWYGAGQIQNMAYPLEQGRLEPSPFITGDIRKHPFGNVLKRYFLNSKGATITVDPETPLYVSINFNVTQKKELCLMAKHDAFAFINHLTPYPQLNYSICSTDNMKNLHSSMAEKFLWDGLKPDELQAVHSLLTEPVWQISPTNEADIYNYTEDVIALGFLRQGHVLLSEEWQPSSGDFVLDETRFKSMKDTIDVIHRRGFRIVFTVQPFISTESENFKDAVSNRLLISERGSDPRIPALTRYHKVNSAGVLDITNNKTLPWIQSKLEDLKEKYQVDSFYLDLGTAQDMPHYYKCEQPLTNPDHYKSLFVNSILGSVPVIGVSSAIARPRAPVFVSLPPFPSSWKAIKTVIPTVLSYGIIGYPFIMPGAVGGDVALPMSDNNPDNDYEVTLPEKELYIRWLQLSTFLPVIRFTHLPSKYSDDQVLEIAKSLTTLRQKTVTPLLKKYANVTLDTGLPIIRPLWMLDPMDQACHLVVDEFSVGDELIVAPILHSGSRQREVYLPAGVWKDGIDKSLRKGSRWIHNYRVAEDKVAYFVKMPDDMRF; encoded by the exons ATGGACAGGACGCAGAGGAAGAGGAAGTCGGGGAAGAAG aAAGTGCTGCTCTCCATAGTCGATCCGTGGGACGTCAAAGTCGCCAGTGTCGACCCGATCGGTTTGGCGACTCGTCGCGGCGTCTCCATCGACAACCTCGAGATCGGTACCACCAGCACCAGCCCGTCCCCGCCTCTCATATCCGTCTCTCCGCCGACGCCCAGGACGCCCTGGCCCTGGTACAAACCCGCCGTCAGCCCGACCTCACCGGCTTCGTTCAG AGCCAGCAGCGCGTCTCCGGCGGATGATAGCAGGCCGGAGCAACTCGCTCCTGCGGATGTTCCAATTAAGCCCTCTCGGCCCAAAGACggggagcagcagcagcagcagcagcagcgagtgaGCCGAAGAAACGACGTTGAAAAGAGCATCAGTCCGGGAGAGGATGTCGTCGATACTGCCGCTGTCTTTTTCGCCGAAGACGAGAAGAGCCGCAACGAGAAGTCGCTCGTCGAGGATTTAGTCAGGTCGAG ATACAATTACAATCCGGGACCGGTGATCCAGCGCAAGCTCCGCAAGCCGATAAGCATCAATCATACAG CCAAGATCAATAAAGCAGCCGAGGTAGCGAGCGATGATTTTCCGATAAATGCTTCGGTAAACGCAGCGGCAAAGAAGGACAGCATCGAAAAGTCGTCTCGAGAAAATCGTCCAGTCGGCAGAAATCGCAGACTCAGTTTATCTATGCCAACCAAGCTCGATGACATGGACGAGCTTCGAATCGGCAACGAGAAg GGCGTCTCGTCCAAGTACTCGCGACGCGAGAGCGACAGCAGTGCGACCTTCAGCAACAGCGGCTCGACTCTGAACGGCAGCACTTTGGGCTCGGAGACCGAAGATGAGGAGAACGACGAGGAGTCATCCAA GATACCGCTACAGTCGTCGCAGCGACAGGCGGGAAGCAACGTTCCATCGCCGACGATCTCGAGGAAGCTCACCAACGACCACATGGATTACCCGAACGCGCAGAGCACCAACTCGACCATCACCAGTGTCAACAGCATCAGCAGTTTGCTCAAGGAGAAACTCCAGTGGACTATACCCGCCGCGCTGAGGAGCAGCAAGAAACGACAGAATGCTGATTACAG GCTACGAGGCTTCGTCggctttctctttctctgcgtcGTATTCCTCGTCGGATTCGCCCACGTCTACTACACGCAGCATGTTCTGCAGCGAGCCTACTTCGACAAATTTAG GTTCAACAAGAACGAGAGGGTCATGCACGTCTACAACAACATGGGCGTGGAGATAATAGCGGCGCGCCTCGGAGTCGGCATTCCTCCGGACACAGGTGTCTTCAATTGCCTGCCGCAGCATCAGCGTCAGGACAAGGTTTGCCTGGAATGGTTACAGCATTCGCGACTCTATCTGGGCCACACGAAACGCGACAACATGAACTGCTACCACGTGACCTGGCAAGCCTTGAGTCCCGGGGTCAACCCGCAGGACTGCTTCGATTGGTCGGCCAAAAGGGGTCACTGGTACGGTGCGGGTCAGATCCAGAACATGGCGTATCCTCTGGAGCAGGGAAGACTAGAGCCCAGTCCTTTCATCACCGGAGATATCAGGAAGCATCCGTTCGGGAACGTTCTGAAGCGGTACTTTCTGAATTCGAAGGGGGCGACGATCACCGTTGACCCAGAGACGCCGCTCTACGTGTCCATCAACTTCAATGTGACCCAGAAAAAGGAGCTGTGCCTGATGGCCAAGCACGACGCGTTTGCCTTCATCAACCACCTTACGCCGTATCCCCAATTGAACTACTCGATCTGCTCGACGGACAACATGAAGAACCTGCACTCGTCGATGGCCGAGAAGTTTCTCTGGGACGGTTTGAAGCCAGACGAACTCCAGGCTGTTCACTCGCTGTTGACCGAACCGGTCTGGCAGATATCGCCGACCAACGAAGCTGACATCTACAACTACACAGAGGATGTCATAGCCCTGGGTTTCCTTCGACAGGGACACGTACTGCTGAGCGAGGAATGGCAGCCGAGTTCGGGTGACTTCGTGCTGGACGAGACACGCTTCAAGTCGATGAAAGACACTATCGACGTGATCCATCGACGTGGCTTCCGCATCGTCTTCACCGTCCAGCCGTTCATCTCCACCGAGTCCGAGAACTTCAAGGACGCCGTCAGCAATAGGCTCCTCATCTCCGAACGCGGTAGCGACCCCAGGATACCAGCCCTCACGAGGTATCACAAGGTCAACAGCGCTGGAGTACTGGACATTACCAACAACAAGACTCTACCTTGGATCCAGAGCAAGCTGGAAGATCTGAAGGAGAAGTACCAAGTAGACTCGTTCTACCTGGACCTGGGAACTGCTCAGGATATGCCGCACTACTACAAGTGCGAACAACCTCTGACCAACCCGGACCACTACAAGAGCCTGTTTGTGAACTCGATCCTGGGTTCGGTACCGGTCATCGGAGTGTCCAGTGCTATTGCCCGGCCCAGGGCTCCAGTGTTCGTGTCGTTACCGCCGTTCCCTTCGTCATGGAAGGCCATCAAAACTGTGATCCCAACGGTGCTGAGTTACGGGATCATTGGGTATCCGTTCATCATGCCTGGTGCTGTGGGTGGTGATGTCGCTCTGCCGATGTCCGACAACAATCCGGACAACGACTACGAGGTTACTCTGCCGGAGAAGGAGCTTTACATTAG ATGGCTGCAGCTCTCGACATTCCTCCCGGTGATTCGCTTCACCCACCTCCCGAGCAAGTACTCCGACGACCAGGTCCTAGAGATCGCCAAGAGTCTCACGACCCTACGACAGAAAACCGTGACTCCCCTACTGAAGAAATACGCGAACGTCACCCTGGACACAGGCTTGCCAATCATCAGGCCTCTATGGATGTTGGACCCCATGGATCAGGCCTGCCATCTGGTGGTCGACGAGTTTTCGGTGGGCGACGAGCTGATCGTCGCACCCATACTCCACTCCGGAAGTCGACAACGCGAGGTGTACCTTCCAGCGGGTGTCTGGAAGGACGGCATCGACAAGAGCCTGAGGAAGGGCTCGAGGTGGATCCACAACTACAGGGTCGCCGAGGACAAGGTCGCTTACTTCGTCAAGATGCCCGACGACATGAGATTCTGA
- the LOC103317812 gene encoding nucleoside diphosphate kinase homolog 5-like, which produces MCDCTGDNPEPDSAIQTEACNDKPEDLRPPFTVLRLEVSRSALNLVSSSSARTCDDEVEKSTTTFSDEKATCDCTSEESSCTESKSSLESESSDELERTLAIVKPEALIFREEIENAIIDAGFQICQTRWLKLTPEQVSDFYLDKFKDECFARLVAYMSSGPILVHSIGKINAVQEWRALIGPKKVTDARLYAPDTIRGRFGRLGDDMINAVHGSKDRRSAEREIRFFFPDQTPEQLPTEDSAEDYLWRRVNPILNEALVKCFEAKPDDPVTWLGNWLLDNNSPTYLLRYKSNLYD; this is translated from the exons ATGTGCGACTGTACCGGCGATAATCCGGAGCCGGATTCGGCTATCCAAACAGAAGCCTGCAACGATAAACCAGAGGATTTACGGCCACCGTTTACTGTACTCCGGCTCGAAGTTAGCAGAAGCGCGCTGAATCTCGTCTCATCGTCGTCAGCGAGA ACGTGCGACGATGAAGTAGAGAAGAGCACTACAACTTTCAGCGATGAGAAAGCCACCTGCGATTGTACCAGCGAGGAATCAAGCTGCACCGAGTCGAAATCGAGCCTCGAGTCCGAAAGCTCGGACGAGTTGGAGCGAACTCTGGCGATTGTAAAGCCGGAAGCTTTGATCTTCCGAGAGGAAATAGAGAACGCGATAATCGACGCCGGCTTTCAGATCTGCCAAACGAGATGGTTAAAACTGACCCCTGAACAAGTCTCCGACTTCTATCTCGACAAGTTCAAGGACGAGTGCTTCGCTCGACTCGTGGCTTACATGAGTTCCGGGCCGATTCTGGTCCACTCGATCGGCAAGATCAACGCAGTCCAGGAATGGCGAGCTTTGATCGGTCCGAAAAAGGTCACGGATGCGAGACTCTACGCACCTGACACTATCCGCGGCAGATTCGGCAGATTAGGCGACGACATGATCAACGCGGTCCACGGCAGTAAAGATCGTCGCTCGGCCGAGAGGGAAATCCGGTTCTTTTTTCCCGATC AAACACCGGAGCAGCTGCCGACGGAAGACTCGGCGGAAGACTACCTGTGGAGGCGCGTCAATCCCATTCTGAACGAGGCTCTCGTTAAG TGCTTCGAGGCCAAACCCGACGACCCGGTCACCTGGCTGGGAAACTGGCTGCTCGACAACAACAGTCCCACGTATCT CTTACGTTATAAATCCAACCTGTATGATTGA